In Candidatus Vicinibacter proximus, the following are encoded in one genomic region:
- the nusB gene encoding transcription antitermination factor NusB: protein MLSRRNVRVKVMQQLYSLAQDKELSLAGAKRAYLQSVQDTFLLYLLNLYCITRVCSFAEEDGQTRLKKHLKSEDDVKFTPKLYNNPLISSLVNNKVLQARFKKERFEEGLDEDLFRKIYKEFAKEEPYIKYLLADSTNEDTIEILLELYRTCRRNELFNEIMDDRFCGWSDDKSLVIGALKKTLKALPAEGSFYEEHQPDEETIKDFGLFLLTKTYEEDAVLEEMIKPVLENWDSERVALIDMILIKMGIIEMLNIKTIPAKVTLNEYVELSKQYSTDKSKEFVNGLLDKILKELMERGQIVKEGRGLME from the coding sequence ATGCTTAGTAGGAGGAATGTTCGCGTCAAAGTGATGCAACAATTGTATAGTTTAGCACAGGACAAGGAACTGAGTCTTGCAGGGGCCAAAAGAGCTTACCTGCAGTCTGTACAGGATACATTTCTGCTTTATTTACTTAATCTATATTGCATTACCAGGGTTTGTTCCTTTGCGGAGGAGGATGGTCAAACTCGTCTTAAAAAACACTTAAAGTCTGAAGATGATGTAAAGTTTACCCCTAAGCTTTATAATAATCCATTGATATCCAGTCTGGTAAATAACAAAGTGTTACAGGCAAGATTTAAGAAGGAAAGATTTGAGGAAGGGCTTGACGAAGATTTATTTAGAAAAATTTATAAGGAGTTTGCCAAAGAAGAGCCCTATATTAAGTATTTACTTGCCGATTCGACCAATGAAGATACCATTGAAATTCTCCTGGAACTCTACAGGACTTGCAGACGCAATGAACTTTTCAATGAGATCATGGATGACAGATTTTGTGGTTGGTCTGATGATAAATCATTGGTCATTGGGGCACTTAAAAAAACGCTGAAGGCTTTGCCAGCAGAAGGATCGTTTTATGAAGAGCATCAGCCAGATGAAGAGACAATTAAGGATTTTGGACTTTTCCTTTTGACAAAAACGTATGAAGAAGATGCAGTTTTGGAGGAGATGATTAAACCAGTTCTTGAGAATTGGGATTCAGAGAGAGTCGCATTAATCGATATGATTCTGATTAAAATGGGAATTATTGAAATGCTCAATATCAAAACCATTCCAGCAAAAGTTACCCTCAACGAATACGTTGAATTGTCCAAACAATACAGTACAGATAAATCCAAAGAATTTGTCAATGGATTGCTCGATAAAATACTTAAAGAATTAATGGAGCGAGGCCAGATTGTTAAGGAAGGCAGGGGATTGATGGAATAG
- the guaA gene encoding glutamine-hydrolyzing GMP synthase: MSKKIIILDFGSQLTQLIARRIRELNIYSEIIPFHSFIPSPDADIAAVILSGSPASVRQDESPKVDIKKILQNYPTLGICYGAQLTAQLTGGLVQASDHREYGFAQLNQLVKDPIWNEVPQSSQIWMSHSDTIVSLGDGFEIIGSTESIPIAAFKAVGNAHPAYFFQFHPEVVHSLYGSQLLKNFLIDTCKITADWTPDSFIHQTVDEIHNRVGEEEVLLALSGGVDSSVAALLMHKAIGPRLHCFFIDNGLLRANEYHQVLESYQEMGLKVKGIDAKKHFYDALSGLEDPELKRKAIGRSFIEIFEQEAKAYPGVKWLCQGTIYPDVIESVSVYGPSATIKSHHNVGGLPEKLHLKIIEPLRLLFKDEVRKVGRNLGLKEEILGRHPFPGPGLAIRIIGEVTEDKVAILQKADEIYIRNLKESNLYHEIWQAGSVLLPVKSVGVMGDERTYENVLALRAVNSIDGMTAEWSRIPHEVLAKISNEIINKVKGINRVVYDISSKPPATIEWE, from the coding sequence ATGTCAAAAAAGATCATCATATTGGATTTTGGTTCGCAACTGACTCAGTTGATTGCCAGGAGGATAAGAGAACTCAATATTTATAGTGAAATTATTCCCTTTCACAGTTTTATACCGTCGCCGGATGCAGATATAGCTGCAGTAATTCTGTCTGGTAGCCCTGCATCTGTCAGACAGGATGAAAGTCCCAAGGTGGACATTAAGAAGATTCTTCAAAATTATCCAACTTTAGGGATTTGTTATGGTGCTCAATTAACAGCGCAACTCACGGGAGGCTTAGTGCAAGCTTCAGATCATCGGGAGTATGGCTTTGCCCAATTAAACCAACTGGTAAAAGATCCCATTTGGAACGAAGTGCCTCAGTCATCACAAATTTGGATGTCGCACAGCGATACCATTGTTTCACTTGGTGATGGTTTCGAAATTATCGGATCTACCGAAAGTATTCCTATTGCTGCATTTAAAGCTGTTGGGAATGCCCATCCTGCCTATTTTTTTCAGTTTCATCCGGAAGTAGTACATAGTTTGTATGGTTCACAACTTCTAAAAAACTTTTTGATTGATACCTGCAAAATCACTGCAGACTGGACGCCAGATTCTTTTATTCACCAAACGGTGGATGAAATCCACAACAGGGTAGGAGAAGAGGAAGTATTATTGGCATTATCTGGCGGAGTGGATTCATCTGTTGCGGCACTTTTAATGCACAAAGCAATTGGTCCCCGATTGCACTGTTTCTTTATTGACAATGGGCTTTTACGGGCAAATGAATACCATCAGGTATTGGAAAGTTATCAGGAAATGGGTCTCAAAGTGAAGGGAATTGATGCAAAAAAGCATTTTTATGACGCGCTTTCAGGACTTGAAGATCCCGAATTGAAAAGAAAGGCTATAGGAAGGTCATTTATCGAAATTTTTGAACAAGAGGCTAAGGCATACCCTGGGGTAAAATGGCTTTGTCAGGGGACTATTTACCCGGATGTAATTGAGTCTGTGTCGGTATATGGACCATCTGCAACCATTAAATCACATCACAATGTGGGTGGACTACCGGAAAAGCTGCATTTAAAAATCATTGAGCCATTAAGATTGCTCTTTAAAGATGAGGTAAGGAAAGTTGGTAGAAATCTTGGGCTTAAAGAAGAAATTCTTGGTCGTCATCCTTTCCCCGGCCCGGGTTTGGCGATCAGAATTATTGGTGAGGTTACGGAGGATAAAGTGGCAATTCTCCAAAAAGCAGATGAAATTTACATACGCAATCTTAAGGAAAGTAATTTGTACCATGAGATCTGGCAGGCAGGATCCGTTCTATTACCCGTCAAATCTGTTGGCGTCATGGGCGATGAACGGACTTATGAAAATGTTCTTGCTTTGCGAGCAGTTAACTCTATCGATGGAATGACTGCAGAATGGAGTAGAATTCCTCATGAAGTACTGGCTAAAATTTCTAACGAAATCATCAATAAAGTTAAAGGTATAAATCGTGTAGTCTATGACATCAGTTCAAAACCACCTGCTACCATTGAATGGGAATAG